A window of Pomacea canaliculata isolate SZHN2017 linkage group LG3, ASM307304v1, whole genome shotgun sequence contains these coding sequences:
- the LOC112560145 gene encoding ATP-dependent DNA helicase Q5-like yields the protein MDDFSSDLTEKTVRSLNSIFGHRDFKSSLQRQAVEAVVKRKDDVFVSMPTGAGKSLCYQLPAVVHSGITLVVSPLIALMHDQLEHLSDIGIKAETINSKMSAEERRRVVGDLKSNSPKIKLLYITPEQAATDFFKDLLEVLSGRKLLAYFVVDEAHCVSQWGHDFRPDYLKLGWLRPKMPGVPCIALTATATAQVVKDIYKQLHMKEPVQTFKTSSFRSNLYYEVCLKEVLTDPYDDLARFAIKSLSGIPETEDDCWANHGCGIVYCRTRDGCHEIAARLTRKGIPCKAYHAALKASERTEVQEDWMEGRVPVIAATISFGMGVDKANVRFVAHWTLPKSMAGYYQESGRAGRDGLPSYCRLYYSRQEKSAVSFLLNAESKRPKKNAEAAKIQAKAAQESFGALIMFCESLKCRHWSIASFFGDEKPSCNRACDVCRDPKKVELEMRNLQADKCGTTRKGVKGSGMMFNDDSDMYGGGRRGVKREWDEYKDADDDEEGEGDYQRQQRMEKRSKDDRQKLINNQFKLRKGAKTDVTPEKKEEVFEPPSPWCPLRDAASERVPRLAVKTREHCFEMLEKALYENFVEAFQHDLEQVRTADCESRCCALDLEHEIFLSAKQANMYKVSITKLVRDVKKLSSEKMPHPCFYSEARESLYHVSGLHRHECGEGTKDVASSLADEDESSSESSLSLKRVFGYDSGDETTRTSSSFLQVNDSGFVTEQDQAEMSLPENIQENADSVKALQQGANKESSQTTPANENSSQIAPSAKPGVPKIVISGKERTTNQKNKSLKIKQFLGFQNIVWNISERGKKNMFVTLLIAPGT from the exons ATGGATGACTTTTCGTCCGACTTGACGGAGAAAACGGTTCGCTCTTTGAACAGCATCTTTGGACACAGAGACTTCAAGTCTTCTCTGCAGAGGCAAGCTGTGGAAGCAGTTGTTAAGA ggaAGGATGACGTGTTTGTTTCAATGCCAACAGGGGCTGGCAAGTCCCTTTGCTACCAGTTACCAGCTGTTGTCCATAGTGGCATCACACTAGTAGTTTCCCCTCTTATAGCTCTTATGCATGACCAGCTTGAACACTTATCAGATATTGGTATAAAAGCAGAAACCATTAACTCTAAAATGTCTGCCGAAGAACGCCGAAGAGTTGTTGGAGATCTCAAGTCAAACTCACCCAAAATAAAACTCCTTTACATTACTCCTGAACAAGCTGCCACAGACTTCTTCAAAGATTTGTTGGAGGTTTTGTCTGGGCGTAAACTTCTAGCTTATTTTGTGGTAGATGAGGCACATTGTGTTTCACAGTGGGGTCACGATTTTCGTCCAGATTATTTGAAGCTTGGCTGGTTGAGACCAAAAATGCCTGGTGTGCCCTGCATTGCATTGACAGCTACGGCCACAGCTCAGGTTGTCAAAGACATTTACAAACAGCTGCACATGAAAGAGCCAGTGCagacatttaaaacatcaaGCTTTCGTTCAAATCTTTATTATGAAGTTTGTCTGAAGGAAGTTCTTACTGACCCTTATGATGATCTTGCCAGATTTGCCATCAAATCACTGTCAGGAATTCCAGAAACTGAAGATGACTGTTGG GCTAACCATGGCTGTGGCATTGTCTATTGCCGAACAAGAGATGgctgccatgagattgctgcaCGGCTCACACGTAAGGGTATTCCTTGCAAAGCTTACCATGCAGCTCTCAAGGCCAGTGAAAGGACAGAAGTACAAGAGGATTGGATGGAAGGCAGAGTTCCTGTCATTGCAGCAACCATCAGCTTTGGCATGGGTGTAGACAAGGCAAATGTGAG gtttgtgGCTCATTGGACTTTACCAAAATCTATGGCTGGCTACTATCAGGAGTCAGGAAGAGCTGGACGTGATGGCCTTCCATCATACTGTCGCCTTTATTATTCTCGGCAAGAAAAAAGTGCTGTGTCTTTTCTACTAAATGCAGAGTCAAAAAGACCAAAA AAAAATGCAGAAGCAGCAAAAATCCAGGCAAAAGCTGCCCAAGAGAGTTTTGGTGCTCTGATTATGTTTTGCGAAAGTCTAAA ATGTCGCCACTGGAGCATTGCCTCATTTTTTGGGGACGAGAAGCCATCATGCAACAGGGCATGCGATGTCTGTCGTGATCCTAAAAAGGTTGAATTGGAGATGCGCAATCTTCAAGCTGATAAATGTGGAACAACACGCAAGGGGGTTAAAGGCAGTGGAATGATGTTTAATGATGATTCAGACATGTacggaggaggaagaagaggtgtTAAGCG AGAATGGGATGAATACAAagatgcagatgatgatgaagaaggtGAAGGAGATTACCAAAGACAACAACGTATGGAAAAAAGGAGTAAAGATGATCGACAAAAACTTATCAATAACCAATTTAAGCTTCGCAAAGGG GCAAAGACAGATGTTACTCccgagaagaaagaagaagtttTTGAACCTCCATCCCCGTGGTGTCCTCTCCGAGATGCTGCAAGCGAAAGAGTGCCTAGATTAGCAGTGAAG ACACGTGAGCACTGCTTTGAAATGCTTGAGAAGGCTTTGTATGAAAACTTTGTAGAAGCATTTCAGCATGACTTGGAGCAAGTTAGAACAGCAGATTGTGAATCTCGTTGCTGTGCCTTGGACCTGGAGCatgagatttttctttctgccaAGCAAGCAAACATGTACAAAGTCTCCATTACAAAACTAGTGAGAGATGTCAAGAAGCTGTCATCAGAAAAGATGCCACACCCTTGTTTTTACTCGGAAGCAAGGGAGTCACTGTATCATGTTTCTGGTTTGCACAGACATGAGTGTGGGGAAGGCACTAAAGATGTTGCGTCCAGTTTGGCAGATGAAGATGAGTCATCCTCAGAATCTTCTCTGTCACTGAAAAGAGTGTTTGGATATGACTCAGGTGATGAAACAACTAGAACAAGTAGTTCTTTTCTTCAAGTAAATGATTCTGGGTTTGTCACGGAGCAAGATCAGGCAGAGATGTCTTTGCCTGAAAACATACAGGAAAATGCGGACAGTGTGAAAGCTCTACAACAAGGTGCTAATAAGGAGAGTTCTCAAACAACACCTGCAAATGAGAACAGTTCCCAAATAGCACCATCAGCAAAGCCAGGTGTACCAAAGATTGTTATTTCTGGGAAAGAGAGGACTACAAATCAGAAGAACAAgagtctgaaaataaaacagtttctaGGATTTCAGAACATTGTGTGGAACATAAgcgagagaggaaaaaagaacatgttCGTCACTCTTCTCATAGCTCCAG gaACGTAG